From Bacillus sp. FSL K6-3431, the proteins below share one genomic window:
- a CDS encoding ribonucleotide-diphosphate reductase subunit beta, translated as MTAPLKIKKRDGEVVEFNVDKIKRAINKAGTQTGEFGTKESEALAKDVVESINVVEELSVEKVQDLVERALLNSEYKNTAKAYIVYREQRTQARKPDIFRPRLNLKPYEYPQLIEYKEAIQHSYWLHTEFNYTSDIQDFKVNVTEAERNAIKNAMLAIAQVEVAVKTFWGDLYHRMPKPEVGSVGYTFAESEVRHHDAYSHLLEILGLNSEFEKIESIPELFQRVDYLTKGAALSRTGSDKDYALSILLFSLFIEHVSLFSQFLIIMSFNKHKNIFKGVSNVIEATSKEEQIHGLFGIELINIIREEHPEWFDDKLESAVVEACKEAYRSEEIVIDWIYEKGDLDFLPKATVKEFVKNRLNNSLVSTGYKPLFNVNEDVVGQTDWFDDEIVATKHVDFFVKRSINYSKRARSITGDDLF; from the coding sequence ATGACGGCGCCACTAAAGATTAAAAAACGTGACGGGGAAGTAGTGGAATTTAACGTAGATAAGATTAAGCGAGCTATTAATAAGGCGGGTACGCAAACAGGCGAATTCGGTACTAAGGAATCGGAGGCGCTCGCAAAGGACGTCGTAGAGTCGATAAACGTTGTCGAAGAATTATCGGTTGAGAAAGTACAGGATTTAGTAGAGCGCGCTTTGCTAAATTCGGAGTATAAGAACACCGCAAAGGCTTATATCGTATATAGGGAACAGCGCACACAAGCGAGAAAGCCTGATATATTCCGACCACGATTAAACCTAAAGCCTTACGAATATCCGCAACTTATCGAATATAAAGAAGCGATACAGCACTCGTACTGGCTGCATACCGAGTTTAACTATACGTCCGACATTCAGGATTTTAAAGTCAATGTGACGGAAGCCGAACGTAATGCAATTAAGAACGCCATGCTCGCCATTGCGCAGGTCGAGGTCGCCGTTAAGACGTTTTGGGGCGATTTATACCACCGCATGCCTAAGCCGGAAGTTGGTTCGGTAGGGTATACGTTTGCTGAAAGTGAAGTACGCCATCATGACGCATATTCGCATCTGCTCGAAATCCTCGGACTCAATAGCGAGTTTGAGAAAATCGAAAGTATACCGGAACTATTCCAACGCGTCGATTATCTAACGAAAGGTGCGGCGTTATCACGAACAGGCAGTGATAAGGACTACGCACTATCCATCCTCCTATTCTCGTTATTCATCGAACACGTATCGCTGTTCTCGCAGTTCCTTATCATCATGTCGTTTAATAAGCATAAGAACATCTTCAAAGGCGTATCGAACGTAATCGAAGCGACGTCGAAAGAGGAGCAAATTCACGGCTTATTCGGGATCGAGCTTATCAATATTATTCGCGAAGAGCATCCGGAATGGTTCGACGACAAGTTAGAGAGCGCTGTTGTAGAGGCGTGCAAAGAGGCGTACCGTTCGGAAGAAATCGTTATCGATTGGATTTATGAGAAAGGCGACTTAGATTTCTTGCCGAAAGCAACCGTTAAAGAGTTCGTGAAGAATCGCCTAAATAACTCGCTCGTAAGTACCGGATATAAACCGTTATTCAACGTTAATGAGGACGTCGTAGGGCAGACGGATTGGTTTGATGACGAAATCGTAGCGACAAAGCACGTCGATTTCTTCGTAAAGCGTTCGATTAATTACAGTAAAAGAGCGCGCAGCATTACGGGTGATGATTTATTTTAA
- a CDS encoding DUF7448 domain-containing protein: MSYWRNSDGVEIGELVGKTLKNVEVDKREFEIHFHTTNNEHYVMYHEQDCCESVEIEDINGDIADLLGEPILMAEEVSQDGESEWGTQTWTFYKVATIKGTVVLRWLGESNGYYSESVDFVKMREDAE, from the coding sequence ATGAGTTACTGGAGAAATAGTGACGGGGTAGAAATCGGGGAACTCGTCGGAAAGACGTTGAAGAACGTAGAAGTAGATAAAAGAGAGTTCGAAATCCATTTTCACACGACAAATAACGAGCATTACGTAATGTACCACGAACAAGACTGCTGTGAGTCGGTAGAAATCGAAGATATAAACGGAGACATCGCGGATTTATTAGGCGAACCGATTCTAATGGCGGAAGAAGTTTCGCAAGATGGTGAGTCCGAATGGGGAACGCAGACATGGACGTTTTATAAAGTCGCAACTATTAAAGGCACGGTAGTACTTCGATGGCTTGGTGAAAGTAATGGTTATTATTCGGAAAGCGTAGATTTCGTAAAAATGAGGGAGGACGCAGAATGA